Proteins encoded together in one Procambarus clarkii isolate CNS0578487 chromosome 71, FALCON_Pclarkii_2.0, whole genome shotgun sequence window:
- the LOC123745617 gene encoding uncharacterized protein isoform X4, producing the protein MQEQGKTGGPPSTPVDTLSSQVLPLIENELEPVDNPWDCDSDLHSQSVLEESDPSIEPECIAAPSAESEYHSVATPEPDHLSGTIAMPQPSDVPSLEPESLEGPSGEPEPIAASSIEPGRAHESCATVTDDSSCTGCSCAEGKVHQKKKSVVLVKIKRRHLRCSIKVGR; encoded by the exons ATGCAAGAACAGGGTAAAACCGGGGGACCCCCGTCCACTCCAGTGGATACCTTGAGCTCTCAAGTGCTTCCTCTAATAGAGAATGAGTTGGAACCTGTAGACAATCCTTGGGACTGTGATTCCGATCTTCACAGTCAAAGTGTTCTTGAAGAGTCTG ATCCATCTATAGAGCCTGAGTGTATTGCTGCTCCATCAGCAGAATCTGAATATCATTCTGTTGCAACACCAGAACCCGACCATCTCAGTGGTACAATAGCAATGCCCCAACCATCTGATGTTCCGTCGTTAGAACCAGAGAGCCTTGAAGGTCCCTCGGGAGAACCGGAGCCTATTGCAGCTTCGTCTATAGAACCTGGGAGGGCACATGAAAGTTGTGCAACTGTGACAGATGATAGTTCCTGCACAGGTTGTTCCTGTGCAGAGGGTAAGGTCCACCAGAAAAAGAAAAGTGTGGTCCTCGTCAAGATCAAAAGAAGACACCTACGATGTAGCAttaaggttggcagatga
- the LOC123745617 gene encoding uncharacterized protein isoform X3: MQEQGKTGGPPSTPVDTLSSQVLPLIENELEPVDNPWDCDSDLHSQSVLEESDTNNGPASHAVTTPEPLLCLADPSIEPECIAAPSAESEYHSVATPEPDHLSGTIAMPQPSDVPSLEPESLEGPSGEPEPIAASSIEPGRAHESCATVTDDSSCTGCSCAEGKVHQKKKSVVLVKIKRRHLRCSIKVGR; the protein is encoded by the exons ATGCAAGAACAGGGTAAAACCGGGGGACCCCCGTCCACTCCAGTGGATACCTTGAGCTCTCAAGTGCTTCCTCTAATAGAGAATGAGTTGGAACCTGTAGACAATCCTTGGGACTGTGATTCCGATCTTCACAGTCAAAGTGTTCTTGAAGAGTCTG ATACAAATAATGGCCCAGCTAGCCATGCTGTCACTACACCAGAGCCTCTCCTCTGCCTTGCAGATCCATCTATAGAGCCTGAGTGTATTGCTGCTCCATCAGCAGAATCTGAATATCATTCTGTTGCAACACCAGAACCCGACCATCTCAGTGGTACAATAGCAATGCCCCAACCATCTGATGTTCCGTCGTTAGAACCAGAGAGCCTTGAAGGTCCCTCGGGAGAACCGGAGCCTATTGCAGCTTCGTCTATAGAACCTGGGAGGGCACATGAAAGTTGTGCAACTGTGACAGATGATAGTTCCTGCACAGGTTGTTCCTGTGCAGAGGGTAAGGTCCACCAGAAAAAGAAAAGTGTGGTCCTCGTCAAGATCAAAAGAAGACACCTACGATGTAGCAttaaggttggcagatga